In Neorhizobium galegae, the following proteins share a genomic window:
- the mnmE gene encoding tRNA uridine-5-carboxymethylaminomethyl(34) synthesis GTPase MnmE — MIQALNDTIYANSSGTLPAGVAVIRISGTQAFDASGVLVGDLPMGRKAALRTIRSRNGSIIDQALVLTFPGPSSFTGEDCVEIHLHGSRAVVAAVYRELEAIGLRLAEAGEFSRRAFENGKLDLVEVEGLADLIAAETEMQRRLAVEQGFGGQSALYMEWAERLTRARALIEAELDFADEDDVPGSVSDRVWTEVADLYLEIEKHIASAKAGEIIRDGYKVVIAGPPNAGKSSLLNALAKRDVAIVTEIAGTTRDILHVDVDMDGYLVRFFDTAGLRESEDRVEQEGVRRARIAIEQADLVLQLEEIDSDSKQILERVTAEVLRVGTKADIRRPSAAYDLNISSETGDGLDELRSLILEKLRETWSGSLVPNRQRHLQYLKEASIFIEEALNGRELDLRAESLRAAASSLGRITGRVDVEQLLDVIFSQFCIGK, encoded by the coding sequence ATGATCCAGGCACTCAACGATACGATCTATGCCAACTCCAGCGGGACTCTCCCCGCCGGCGTTGCGGTTATCCGGATAAGCGGGACGCAGGCATTCGACGCCTCCGGGGTTTTGGTAGGGGACCTGCCGATGGGCAGGAAGGCTGCGCTTAGGACGATTCGGAGCCGCAACGGTTCGATCATCGATCAGGCTCTGGTTCTGACCTTTCCGGGCCCGAGTTCCTTTACCGGCGAGGACTGTGTTGAAATACACTTGCATGGCAGCCGTGCCGTCGTTGCCGCCGTTTATCGGGAACTGGAGGCCATCGGGCTTCGTCTGGCCGAAGCGGGGGAGTTTTCCCGTCGAGCCTTCGAAAACGGAAAGCTGGATCTGGTGGAGGTCGAGGGCCTCGCGGATCTGATTGCCGCTGAGACCGAGATGCAACGGCGGCTGGCGGTCGAACAGGGTTTTGGCGGGCAGTCGGCGCTCTATATGGAATGGGCCGAGAGATTGACCCGAGCGCGGGCCTTGATCGAGGCGGAGCTTGACTTCGCGGATGAGGATGACGTTCCCGGATCGGTTTCGGACAGGGTCTGGACTGAGGTGGCGGATCTTTATCTCGAGATCGAGAAGCATATTGCCTCAGCGAAAGCCGGAGAGATCATTCGCGACGGATACAAGGTGGTCATCGCAGGTCCTCCGAATGCCGGCAAGTCCAGTCTTCTCAACGCGCTGGCGAAACGGGATGTCGCTATCGTCACGGAGATTGCCGGCACCACGCGGGATATTCTGCATGTCGACGTGGACATGGATGGCTATCTTGTGCGGTTCTTCGATACGGCGGGGCTTCGTGAAAGCGAGGATCGCGTTGAGCAGGAGGGTGTGCGGCGGGCGCGAATAGCGATCGAACAGGCCGATCTCGTCCTGCAGCTCGAAGAGATCGATTCGGACTCGAAACAGATCCTCGAGAGGGTGACCGCGGAGGTGCTGCGGGTTGGAACCAAGGCGGATATACGCCGCCCGTCGGCTGCGTACGATCTGAATATCTCCAGCGAAACGGGGGATGGGCTGGACGAGCTTCGTTCGCTGATCCTGGAAAAGCTCCGCGAAACCTGGTCCGGATCGCTGGTTCCCAACCGGCAGCGACACCTTCAGTACCTGAAAGAGGCTTCCATTTTCATCGAAGAAGCGTTAAACGGCCGAGAGCTCGATCTTCGGGCCGAGAGCCTCCGGGCCGCAGCATCGTCGCTGGGCCGCATCACCGGCCGGGTAGATGTGGAGCAGCTGCTTGACGTGATTTTTTCGCAGTTCTGCATCGGTAAGTGA